The Candidatus Thiodiazotropha endoloripes genome has a window encoding:
- a CDS encoding FMN-binding glutamate synthase family protein produces the protein MSGSESSIQNFLLATLEIFSVILLVVLTLILVAVIVTYIFDITQTKTAIRRNYPVIGHFRYFFEHLGEFFRQYFFAMDREELPFNRAQRSWVYRAGKNLPNTVAFGSTRDIRRPGSILFVNCPFPTLGEDAVPPGPVTIGEDCQHPYTTASLFNISGMSYGALSKPAVLALSMGAKRAGCWMNTGEGAVSPYHLEGGADIVFQIGTAKNGVRDLAGNLNDDKLKEAAALPQVKMFEIKLSQGAKPGKGGILPAKKVTEEIAEIRGIPPGKDAISPNRHPDIRSSSDLLDMIERVRRVTGKPVGFKTVIGGPQWLDSLFDEINKRGASSAPDFITLDGSDGGTGAAPMPLIDAVGLSLRESLYILVDRLNAHGLRDRVKVVASGKLITPADVAWALCVGADFITSARGFMFALGCIQALQCNKNSCPTGITTHDPKLQKGLVPEVKADRVANYVTNLVHEVGVIAHSCGVKSARDLRRQHARIVTADGPSVALDERFPPVNPSREEVVS, from the coding sequence ATGAGTGGTTCAGAATCGTCGATCCAGAATTTTCTGCTGGCTACCCTGGAGATCTTCTCCGTCATACTGTTGGTGGTGTTGACCCTGATCCTGGTGGCGGTGATCGTCACCTACATCTTCGATATCACCCAGACCAAGACAGCGATTCGGAGAAATTATCCGGTCATCGGTCATTTTCGCTACTTCTTTGAACATCTTGGTGAGTTTTTTCGCCAATACTTCTTTGCCATGGACCGGGAGGAGCTGCCGTTCAACCGGGCCCAGCGCAGCTGGGTTTATCGGGCCGGCAAGAATCTGCCCAACACGGTGGCGTTCGGCTCCACCCGGGATATCCGACGCCCCGGTTCGATCCTGTTCGTCAACTGCCCCTTCCCGACCCTGGGTGAGGATGCGGTGCCGCCAGGCCCGGTGACCATTGGTGAGGATTGCCAACACCCCTACACCACGGCTTCCCTGTTCAACATCTCCGGGATGAGCTACGGTGCGCTTTCCAAACCTGCCGTGCTGGCCCTCTCCATGGGTGCCAAGCGTGCCGGCTGCTGGATGAACACCGGCGAGGGGGCGGTCTCTCCCTACCATCTGGAGGGGGGTGCCGACATCGTTTTTCAGATCGGTACGGCCAAGAACGGTGTGCGGGATCTGGCCGGCAACCTGAATGATGACAAATTGAAGGAAGCGGCCGCACTGCCCCAGGTGAAGATGTTTGAGATCAAACTGAGCCAGGGGGCGAAGCCGGGTAAAGGGGGGATTCTGCCGGCAAAGAAGGTGACCGAAGAGATCGCCGAGATTCGTGGTATTCCGCCGGGCAAGGATGCGATCAGCCCGAATCGCCATCCCGATATCCGCAGCAGCAGCGATCTGCTGGATATGATCGAACGGGTGCGCCGGGTGACCGGCAAGCCGGTGGGTTTCAAGACGGTGATCGGCGGTCCTCAATGGCTCGACAGTCTGTTCGATGAAATTAACAAGCGGGGTGCATCCTCCGCCCCCGACTTCATTACCCTCGACGGCAGTGATGGGGGAACCGGTGCGGCACCCATGCCGTTGATCGATGCGGTCGGGCTCTCCCTCAGAGAGAGTCTCTACATCCTGGTGGATCGGCTCAATGCCCATGGTCTGCGGGATCGGGTCAAGGTGGTCGCTTCCGGTAAGCTGATCACCCCGGCGGATGTGGCCTGGGCGCTCTGTGTCGGGGCCGATTTCATTACCTCCGCACGGGGTTTCATGTTTGCCCTGGGTTGTATCCAGGCGCTTCAGTGCAACAAGAACAGTTGTCCCACCGGCATTACAACCCATGATCCCAAACTACAGAAAGGCCTGGTGCCTGAGGTGAAGGCGGACCGTGTGGCCAACTATGTCACTAATCTGGTGCATGAGGTTGGAGTCATCGCCCACTCCTGTGGGGTGAAGTCGGCTCGGGATCTACGTCGTCAGCACGCTCGTATCGTCACCGCAGATGGGCCATCGGTGGCGCTGGATGAGCGATTTCCTCCGGTGAATCCGTCCCGGGAAGAAGTTGTCAGTTGA
- a CDS encoding integron integrase: MLKRFRIPAKSIPWYRRHVEAFMADHPNTRLRSHSAKSIIDWLERIGREPQINAWQYRQKVDALRILYGHCLRQPWCSEFDWDRWLNGARALESDHVSVARTVEMIEKSVEDPKNHLARTFPDLYRRFLVAMRLPDYSINTEKSYLNWINRFLRFHNNRHPCDCTESDVASFLEHLALQRKVANATQSLALNAIVFLYARVLERPLGNIGPFSYSKKPKRIPTVLSIKEINSLLMQTKGVNQLILQLMYGTGMRVMECVRLRLLDLDFDYRNIVVRAGKGKKDRTVPMPDLLISPLQAQVEQVQAQHKNDLKAGFGSVFLPDALSRKYPNADKELRWQYLFPASRIAQDPRTGVLRRHHLHQSAVQKMVKRAATATAIRKRVTSHTLRHSFATHLLEAGSDIRTVQQLLGHADVSTTMIYTHVIGRGGQGARSPLDRLAGQTHGHTGI, encoded by the coding sequence ATGCTGAAACGTTTTCGCATTCCAGCTAAATCCATACCCTGGTATCGACGCCATGTTGAAGCATTTATGGCTGATCACCCCAATACCAGACTCAGATCTCATTCGGCCAAAAGTATCATCGACTGGCTTGAGCGCATTGGAAGAGAGCCCCAGATCAATGCCTGGCAATATCGTCAGAAGGTCGATGCACTGAGAATTCTGTACGGCCACTGTTTACGCCAACCCTGGTGTAGTGAGTTCGATTGGGATAGGTGGTTGAATGGTGCGAGAGCTTTGGAAAGTGACCATGTATCGGTAGCCCGCACAGTCGAAATGATCGAAAAATCGGTCGAGGATCCTAAAAACCACCTGGCCAGGACTTTTCCCGATCTCTACCGGCGCTTTTTGGTTGCAATGAGGCTTCCTGACTATTCCATCAATACGGAAAAGAGCTATCTCAACTGGATTAACCGTTTCCTTCGCTTCCATAATAACAGGCATCCCTGTGACTGCACTGAATCAGACGTTGCCTCCTTTCTAGAACATTTGGCGCTCCAACGCAAGGTTGCCAACGCAACTCAGTCGCTGGCGCTGAATGCCATTGTTTTTCTCTATGCCCGTGTTTTAGAAAGACCTTTGGGAAATATCGGTCCATTTTCATACTCAAAAAAACCAAAACGCATACCAACTGTGTTGAGCATTAAGGAAATAAATTCTCTACTAATGCAAACGAAAGGAGTCAATCAACTGATTCTACAACTCATGTATGGTACCGGTATGCGGGTTATGGAGTGTGTACGCCTTCGCTTGCTTGATCTCGATTTCGACTACCGCAATATCGTTGTGCGCGCCGGTAAAGGTAAGAAAGATCGCACTGTGCCTATGCCGGATCTGCTGATATCCCCACTACAAGCTCAGGTCGAACAGGTACAAGCGCAGCACAAAAATGATCTGAAGGCTGGTTTCGGTTCGGTTTTCCTGCCAGACGCGCTCTCTCGCAAATACCCGAATGCCGATAAGGAGTTACGTTGGCAATATCTGTTTCCCGCCAGTCGCATTGCGCAGGATCCTCGAACCGGCGTCTTGCGTCGCCACCATTTACATCAGTCTGCTGTTCAAAAAATGGTAAAACGTGCCGCTACAGCAACCGCTATCCGCAAGCGGGTAACCAGTCATACTTTACGCCACTCCTTTGCCACTCATCTGCTTGAGGCGGGTTCAGATATCCGCACTGTTCAACAGTTGCTTGGTCATGCTGATGTCTCAACCACGATGATCTACACCCATGTTATCGGCCGGGGCGGACAGGGGGCCAGGAGCCCACTTGATCGACTTGCAGGCCAGACTCACGGCCATACCGGTATTTAA
- a CDS encoding NACHT domain-containing protein, giving the protein MEFESYIEPELILGEEPNQPSKVSPGFVLDHPKSYLIRGEAGSGKTALLKHYLSQIDSEKKKHTRGVYIRIRDYLSPSDLLERCILEIKKTAEDHILYLFCDGLDEVRDGNSYLSALTSLINNHANVNIIITSRLSYELDPLDSSIISNLKISPLSEEQIEGFLKRRFERSYRKVYEGLKNSPNIRNSINSPLLLEIFSNVISQYDISVENINSLALIDIFVKQELSGFDSPRSFGGMNHMTMSTRLRFLENLAVHFAVEQKHLITLSELTDKMVDTIDGSYDKNRLINALMNLPLLNITEDGVSFSHRMVFEYFLARSMVRTTGKEAFSISIAPESIRIDLYFSRFKSSELVNSYINNRLRVIGAYDTGTDILYAKAGSLDLSLAIVLVPGIIYCFMKFADSFFKELGKISAQKITKSKDIISIPSFIQDELPDWILENEELKVQYLTELSKKYAENTEIQSLIKADPKKRSKELAMIAVCIALEDKENGIIVSADTNKS; this is encoded by the coding sequence ATGGAATTTGAATCCTATATTGAACCAGAGTTGATTTTAGGTGAAGAGCCGAATCAACCAAGCAAGGTTTCACCTGGCTTTGTTTTAGATCACCCTAAAAGTTATTTAATACGGGGTGAGGCTGGTTCAGGAAAAACTGCACTTCTAAAACACTATTTAAGTCAGATTGATAGCGAAAAGAAAAAACACACCCGTGGTGTTTATATCAGAATCAGGGACTATTTATCCCCTTCTGATTTGTTAGAGCGTTGTATTTTAGAGATAAAGAAAACAGCTGAAGATCATATTCTATATTTGTTTTGTGATGGGCTCGATGAAGTACGGGACGGCAACTCGTATCTTTCGGCGCTTACGAGTCTCATAAATAACCACGCAAATGTAAATATAATAATAACTTCAAGATTGTCATATGAATTAGACCCTCTTGATTCATCTATAATCAGCAATCTTAAAATCAGTCCCTTATCTGAAGAACAAATAGAAGGTTTTCTTAAAAGAAGGTTTGAACGAAGTTATCGTAAAGTATACGAAGGCCTTAAAAACTCACCAAATATTAGAAATTCAATAAATAGCCCTTTGTTGCTTGAAATATTTTCAAATGTGATTTCTCAATATGATATTTCAGTGGAGAATATTAACTCTTTAGCCTTAATAGATATCTTCGTAAAACAGGAACTTTCGGGATTTGATAGCCCAAGAAGTTTTGGTGGTATGAATCATATGACCATGTCTACAAGACTACGCTTTCTCGAAAATCTTGCTGTTCATTTTGCGGTTGAACAAAAACATTTAATCACGTTAAGCGAGTTGACTGACAAAATGGTCGATACAATTGATGGTTCATACGATAAAAACCGTCTAATAAATGCGCTGATGAACCTGCCGTTACTAAATATTACTGAGGACGGCGTAAGTTTTTCCCACAGAATGGTTTTTGAATACTTTCTTGCACGAAGCATGGTTCGTACGACTGGAAAGGAGGCGTTTAGTATATCAATTGCACCAGAAAGTATTCGGATAGACTTATATTTCTCTCGTTTCAAATCGAGTGAGCTTGTTAATAGTTACATAAACAATCGGCTTAGGGTTATTGGTGCCTATGATACGGGCACGGATATTTTATACGCCAAGGCTGGAAGTTTGGATCTGAGTCTAGCGATAGTTTTAGTGCCTGGAATAATATATTGCTTTATGAAATTTGCTGATTCGTTTTTTAAAGAGCTAGGTAAGATATCTGCTCAAAAAATTACAAAATCAAAAGATATCATTTCTATCCCGTCATTTATTCAGGATGAGTTGCCAGATTGGATTTTAGAGAATGAAGAGCTGAAGGTTCAATACCTTACTGAGCTATCAAAGAAATATGCTGAAAATACTGAAATTCAAAGTCTTATTAAAGCGGATCCAAAAAAACGTAGTAAGGAACTTGCAATGATTGCTGTGTGTATTGCCTTAGAAGATAAGGAAAATGGGATAATTGTTAGTGCAGATACAAATAAGAGCTAA